One Zingiber officinale cultivar Zhangliang chromosome 10B, Zo_v1.1, whole genome shotgun sequence genomic window, TATTCCAACTTTTTTTTATCCTTAATTGGTCTAATTGGTAgcattttaatttttcaagttaTAGTAATGATTTGCCTGTAAGAAGATGGTGCGATAGCTAGTAATAACCCATATATCTaaagtttgaaattaaattatgataTATTATAGAAAATTTTTTCTTTAATAGATAATGGATCCGAGAATATTGACTATTACTATAAATTTTTATATGTATTTGCTTAATTTATTGAGATggttgataaaatttttttataaaatcaaatcaatcattttaaaattagatAGATACAAAAACTTAAATGCACAGAGCCAGCTACACAGGAGCCATCTAGGAGCAATTAGGAGACAGTGATTCTTTGGCATCTGAAATATTTTTCATCGTGAAAACATTTGTGTGTAATATTTGCGTGCCAGATGTTTAAGTGTCATTTCAGATGGCAACTAATTAAATTGGTCTGCTAAAATCTACCAAATGTTTTTTTAGTTGACCGATCCGTCCCATGACAGTTTTGTATCGATCAAAAAAATAAATCCGAAAATACAACGACTCGTCGGTCTCCCTTTCACATTCCAGAATTATCTTCCTATTAGAATAAATTAATTTTACATTGAAAGTAAATTGATTGAGTTCGGgccattaaattttgaattttatttcattaattttcaTTGACTGTGCGACGCTATCAGCTTTGGTGCCAATGCACATCAATCAACGACAGCGGCGCGGCAGCGTATTTGTGCGGCAATTCAATTTTCCACCGAAGACTTGTCAAAAGTGTTTATCCAAATGTCACTACCATAACTGGCACCCAATTTACAGAAAAAATCTAATAACATCCAAAGAAATCTAAACCAAATTTGATAATAACGTCCATCAACATGTGTCGTTATTCCTTAAAAATATCTTCCATAGTCTGATCATTGTAATTTTATTAtaagtgttgctactttatgtgcTGAAAAACcacaattttttctttttttcttttttcttttttcttttttcttttttgtgttttcataattttatgtgctataaatttaatttaccTTTGTTATTATTAAAGGTGGAGACAAATTGGCATGTGACACTGGCAGAACCAACTGGAGCTAGTATCTTAGCCAAGTTGCTTCCCAACTCAAGCAAATCCAATAAAGACTAACCGTTTCAAGCTGCTACATCGCAACGACTCAGACTATCCAACCCCTAGGCTACCTTTGGGATGGCCCATGTAGACTTCAGGCGAACCAAGACAAGTTTTAATTTACTTGGTCTCCGTCGTATTCGACAATATTTGTGCCCATGGCTGCAAGTCTCTAATCATATTAAACAACTGGTCGTAACAAATAGCTTATGAAAAATACCTACAGATCACGTGAATTAAACAACTGGTCGCCAACTGCCACAACCTCTTTTTAACTTTGTCTCAACTCCAGATCACTGACTGCCATTCGATATCAGTCAGCAAGACTAGAAGACTGGGAGTTGTGTACTTTTAGGTTTGGATACATTTCAATAAACATTTCACTAATTTATTACCATCAAagctttgattaaatatttagttCATGTCAATTAACTGTACTTTGAGTTGGCTCCGCTAAaaaaacatgatcttttgtgtcaTTGTTcccattttaatttgatttgattttcaaAAGCATTATTGGCATATTTAAATCCATCATTGTAGCGGAACCCATCACAATCTACCTCTTGAGGTCCAGTGGCCGAGCCAACTTTGAGTACATTAAATAACTGTGGTCGCCGATCCAACTGAGTGTCCCCGAGTGTGTTCCTACTTCCTATTGATTGAACTGCACAAGCAAGTGCAAATGGGCATGCCTCGGTCTTGTAGACCATTGCAAGTTGGGTGAGTTCTTAATTGAGTGCTAAAAGTAGTGGAAGAGAAGGCTCAATGATGAAGGTCCACAATTGACAATCCGCAGCCAACTACCCTTCCCATTGGAAGCATAATATCTTCTTCTCTCTCATCACTGCGACCTTTTCAGTAGCCCAAGTTTGGAAGTTAGCAACAAATTCCATCTTGTGCAATTGACTTTGAAGTCAAGGCAGGGCATTTTTGAATAGGCTCCTTTTGCTGGTTGCAAGTTCTTATGATTATTCTTCCACTGGAGTACTGCAGGGGGGATGATGAGGTGAATCATGGCAGGTAGGTCAGTTGTTACCTCTTCTGCAGAGTGACGGAAAGAAGAGTTGAGCTTCTGATAGTGGAGTCAGCAGCTGACAGTACGTGTTCAGCAAGAGCACAGAGATGAGAACTCTTATTTTCATCCTGTGTGCATTCGTTGCATGTCTTCAGACCGGTTTGGGAAGCACAGACCCTCAAGATGGTATCCCTTTGTTTATCTCTGATAATTTCTTGTACGAAGATTGGAGTGGATGTTTGTGGATGTTTCTTGTTGTATGCTTAACAAATGTTTCTCATTTTCCCTTTGCAGCTGCTGCTCTGCGGTCTCTAATGAGCGAGTGGCAGAACACGCCTCCGAGCTGGGGGACATCCGACGATCCTTGTGAAACACCTTGGGAAGGTGTCTCATGCATCAACTCTAAAGTCACCGTTCTGTGAGCATCTTTTCTGAAACGGAAACTAGTTTCTTGTTTCTGTTGCCACGAGTTTCGACCTGATTTTAGCAAATTTCAGGAAATTGTCAACCATGGGGATCAAGGGCACACTGAGCGCAGACATCGGAACACTCAGCGAATTGAGAATTTTGTAAGTTCATTTGCAGTCTTACCTCATGGGAGATGTAAACTTGGTGCAGTTTTTCTGAAATCATAAACCTTTGACGAGAACACTATTGATTCTCTGATTGTTTAAACAAACAGAATAGCCATTACTTAAGAGATCTTACAGACAAGAAAACTTGCAGGGATCTATCATTCAACAATGAGCTTGGTGGCCAACTAACTCCGAGTATTGGAAGCCTGATGAAGCTGACCACCCTGTGAGGCagaactccttttataacaaGAATTCACTCGCTTCAAATCATTTTCAACTGTCCATCATGTAGTGTTTTAGACCTGCTAAAATGGGTACTATCTTGCAGAATCTTAGCTGGTTGCAGCTTTACTGGGAGCATCCCAGATGAACTAGGATCTCTACAAAACCTCTCATATCTGTAAGCAAAAATCATTCTGGTTGGGAATGCCGAGCCTTCAATCCTCACTCACTTTGATCTGTTATTTCCCCAGCGCTCTGAACTCAAACCAGTTCACTGGCAAAATCCCATCATCCATGGGCAAGCTTTCCAATCTTTTCTGGTTCGATATCGCCGATAACCATATCAGTGGATCTCTTCCGGTCTCCAATGGACAAGAACCAGGCTTGGACCTACTTTACCACGCAAAACATTTGTAAGTCATTCCAAAAGGGTAGAAAGCAATGAAAGTTAGTTTGACTTTTGCAAACTTGAATTATTGAATACCATAGTccgtttaattttcttttcttttttattaatgTTCCTTCTTTTCTGCTTGCTTGACAGCCATTTCAACAAAAATCAATTATCTGGTTTCATCCCGGAAAAACTCTTTCACTCAAACATGACATTGTTACACGTGTAAGTTGAATTTTGTAGATTCACATTTCCTCTAAAACTTGAGAAAACTTCAAATAAATTCTGACTCCTGATTGTTCTACATTTGGCAGACTTTTTGATGGAAACAGATTAACGGGAAGAATTCCAGATTCCATATGTCTAGTGCAAAGCATTGAGGTTCTGTAAGTATCTTTCTATCCAACCTAAATTATAACTGATCTTCGTTAGTAACTGGTTAATTCTTTCCATGGCAGGCgattggacaggaattcactaaATGGCACAGTTCCATCCAATATCAACAATCTTACAAAGATCAATGAactgtatgacatgacatattctgctagttaaaattttaaatgggCAATTGACAACATATTCGAACAACTTAAGATGTTGCAAAAGATGTAAGCCAACAATCTATGGCCTTAGCATGAATAGGAACATCCTAGGTTACTAAATAAGGAGAATAATATAAGAACAATGCAATGACGGACAAAGATTGTATATCTTTATGGTTTGACATGTGGTTTAGCATGCATCATCAGATGCAGTTTATCAATGCAATAGAAGAACTCACGTCCTGCATCAATCTTTTTCAGAAACCTAGCAAATAACAAACTAACGGGTCTACTACCAGATCTGAGTGGAATGGATACCCTCTATTATGTGTAAGACTTCACAGAATTTCCTTAAGCACTTCCCTAAGTTGAGTAAATTAACTTCGATTTTGACACTCGAACACCAACTGTATGATTTTCAGGGATTTGAGCAACAACACCTTTGATCCCTCAGAAAGCCCAGCTTGGTTCTCGGAGCTTACATCGCTCACTGCACTGTTAGTTCAACAACTATCCATCATGATTATGAATCAAGCAATTTAGTTGATAACCTGGACTAATGTTTCCGTGCTGATTGCTCCAGAGTGATACAATCAGGAGGGCTTTTTGGAGAAGTACCTGAAACACTTTTCAGTTTTCCTCCGTTACAGCAAGTGTAAGTGTCTCACCAGAGCATTCATTGGAAAAAGATGATATTCTCACAACAGATAGTGAAAACCATACTTTTCACAGGATACTGGATTACAATCACTTTAATGGCACCCTTCGACTGGGCAATTCTGTCAGCCAACAACTACAACTTGTGAGCTTCAAAAATAATAATCTCACAGGCATCGAACTGACAAACGGTTATAACCTCACATCCCTGATGTGAGAACACTGACATGCATATTTGTTAATTTAGTTTCAATGCAATTTATTCATCATAACTTTCAGTAATCCATCTCTCATTCCAGACTCGTAGGGAATCCTATTTGCTCTAAGTTACCCACTGCAACATACTGCACGCTGAGCCAAAATCCACCAGTTCCTTACTCAACCAGCGTTGTTAATTGTGTGTCGAACTTGTGCCCCCCGGATCAGAGTCCTAATCCTCAGAGTTGCAGTTGTGCCTACCCATTCCAGGGAGTGATGTACTTCAGAGCACCTTTTTTCAGAGATGTGTCAAACAGAACGCTGTTCCAAGAACTGGAAAATAAATTGCAGACAGCACTTGATCTCACACCTGGATCAGTATTCTTGCAAAATCCATTTTTCAACGACGACTCTTATATGCAAATACAGGTCAAAATTTTCCCATCCACTGGAATGTACTTCAGTAGGTCTGAGATCCAAGACATTGGGTTCGATCTGAGCAATCAAACGTTCAAGCCTCCACGATTGTTTGGTCCTTTCTATTTCATTGCATCCACATACCCTTTCCCAGGTGATCTCTCCGCCTTTTGTAGCACATTTAAAACCCTTTCTTTTACTGACTCAACGAAATCATTTAGCCGTAGAAGGAAGATCCACAATGAGTGTTGGATTGAAAATTGGAATAGCAGCTTGTTGTGCACTTCTGGTTATTGGACTTCTTGTAGTAACTATCTATGCCTTGAGACAGAGAAGGCGCGCTGAAAGGGCCATTGAGCAAAGCAAGCCTTTTGGTAAGTTATAACTGTTTTTTCCTTCTATGTCTTGTTAAAGTTTAAACTTTCCACAAAAAAAATTGTTAGCCAAAAACAGAAGTAAATTTATATAAGAGGTTAAAATGGCTAAACCAAAAGTCCAAATATTTGCATTTTCattgtaataataataaaaaaggcaTCATGCAGACACAATCTATTTTACATTCAAAACTTTCAGGATCATGGACACGCGGGCACA contains:
- the LOC122029754 gene encoding leucine-rich repeat receptor protein kinase HPCA1-like, which encodes MRTLIFILCAFVACLQTGLGSTDPQDAAALRSLMSEWQNTPPSWGTSDDPCETPWEGVSCINSKVTVLKLSTMGIKGTLSADIGTLSELRILDLSFNNELGGQLTPSIGSLMKLTTLILAGCSFTGSIPDELGSLQNLSYLALNSNQFTGKIPSSMGKLSNLFWFDIADNHISGSLPVSNGQEPGLDLLYHAKHFHFNKNQLSGFIPEKLFHSNMTLLHVLFDGNRLTGRIPDSICLVQSIEVLRLDRNSLNGTVPSNINNLTKINELNLANNKLTGLLPDLSGMDTLYYVDLSNNTFDPSESPAWFSELTSLTALVIQSGGLFGEVPETLFSFPPLQQVILDYNHFNGTLRLGNSVSQQLQLVSFKNNNLTGIELTNGYNLTSLILVGNPICSKLPTATYCTLSQNPPVPYSTSVVNCVSNLCPPDQSPNPQSCSCAYPFQGVMYFRAPFFRDVSNRTLFQELENKLQTALDLTPGSVFLQNPFFNDDSYMQIQVKIFPSTGMYFSRSEIQDIGFDLSNQTFKPPRLFGPFYFIASTYPFPAVEGRSTMSVGLKIGIAACCALLVIGLLVVTIYALRQRRRAERAIEQSKPFGSWTRGHSGDEGSEAPQLKGARWFSYEELKRCTNNFSVSNEIGSGGYGKVYRGMLPGGPIVAIKRAQQGSTQGALEFKTEIELLSRVHHKNLVSLVGFCFDQGEQMLVYEFVPNGTLRESLSGKSGILLDWRRRLRIALGSARGLAYLHELADPPIIHRDVKSSNILLDENLNAKVADFGLSKLMSDDEKGHVSTQVKGTMGYLDPEYYLTQQLTDKSDVYSFGVVMLEMITAKQPIVKGKYIVREVKMAIDASDEEFYGLKELMDPVIQIATNLIGFRKYTELALRCLEELAADRPTMSDIVKEIEMLLHSAGLSTNSQSASSSATDIRNSKGVISQPYISGTRKDVSEDNFDYSGGYSFSAKPEPK